The segment TGCCCATTTAAAAAAGACCAACAAGTCTTTTTCAATTTAAGGACCCTAAAAACTACACTATTTCTGGTTCAATTTGTTTGCCCTACTTTACTTTTAAAGTAAAGTAAAGTGAGACGAACAAATTGAATCAGAGAGAGTATAGTTTTTAGTTCGGTTCAAAAAAAGTATCTCCTTCCTTTTTGACAACTATTATGTTCcaactttccacgtgacatgtttaaaacCACACAATTAAAGGGTATTTTTGGCATTTGATGTATCTCTATCTGATGACCATAAGTTTCTGAAGTCATCTTTACTTAACTCTATCTCAAGTTAAAATAggtcaaacaaattgaaatagagtgagtattatatattaagaaaaagcAATGGTATGGTTTATAAGGAACCGGTAAGGCGATAACAACCATTATATAAGCTTAATAGACTAAAATTGTTgttattaatttaatcattatGTTATGTTCTCCAAAGTTTATGAATAATTTCTGAATTGGTACTTGACTAGATGTCATTGATCTCTGTTTGCAGTGCTTTACTTGCCTTACATGTTACTTTCCATACTACAAaactagattgaagaagaataagatGTTATAGTGGAGTGGAgcttttgatttatttgaatatatttagtAGGTATTTTCCATGTTAAGAATCTCGAAGCCAATCGATTGAAGACTAGTGCTCGAAAAAGTTATGACGTTGCTGGATGGAATCAGAAGATAAAAACTTATTGTTCGTTTGAAGGAAATGGCACTATGCCTCTCCCTAAAATGTTTAATAGATTGTACGACCAGGGCATGTGGAAGACGAGCTGCTTTCTTATATCACAATGATCAGTCTTCGGAAATTGATGATATAGTGGTTTGGAAGACGAGGCAAAAAAAGCTTACGAAGCAACCTAGTTGAATGTTCAAATCAATTGACCACTTTGATTTGGTAATACAACTATAGCCAAGACAATGCTTCATTATAAGTGCATAACTTTTCACTTTATTGTTTGAGCATTGTGTTGATTTCTCTAAACTTGTTTTTCGTTGAACAAGATTGTTTTTTCATATACTCATGGAAAGCAACACCGTGCTCAGAAGTTAGAGTGAAATGTTATGCATTTgtgattatatattttcttgGCTAGAGTTGTATTGCCAAGTGAAGTGTTTTAATTGATTTGAACCTTCGAGTGAGTTGCTTCGTGATCTTCTTATGCCTTAGCTTCAGAACTTACCACTATATCATCAATTCTCGAAGAGTGTGGCCTACCTGAATGCTCTCACTAAACTATTCAGACTGTTGTAAATCTCTACTGTTGAGGCTTTATTTTTGGCAGTTCTTAAATGTGTATCTTAAgttttgtaattaatttatgtttgtttAGTATATCTCTGTTGTTACCCCTTTGTAATCTTTTGGATTCAATGATGAAGTTGGTTTGGAAATATTGTAGGATTTGTTGAAAAAGATTGGCATTTGTGGATGGCTTTGAGAGTTTAACACCCCAACTATGAgatattcttttctattttcttttacctAAACTCTCATCATCTGTTGGTATAATTAACTTCGATGTGTGTTTAATGGTATAATTAACTTcgatttcttttctattttcttttacctAAACTCTCATCATCTGTTGATATAATTAACTTCGATGTGTGTTTATTACATAGACAGTGAAAGTTAGGGTATGAAACTCGAAAAAAAGAAGTGATAGTTACATGTTTTGACAATCAACTCATAGAAGAGCTATATCTAACTGaagatctttttttttgggACATTTTTTTGGTTATGGACATTTACATCACTAGTTTTATTGTTGTAGCTGATTTCATAAGTTAATTTAAGGGAATGTATTGGATTAAAGTTTAAACTTCAATCTAGTTTCACTAGTACAGAAAGAATTTTTGTTTTGCGCAATCATAGCGCAAGTATCcttgatgattattttttttatgacaagggaaacccacaaccgctaccctttgggtgcgccCAGGATAAAACCTACGCTCCTATAAAATAGCTCGAAAACCATATAGGAGAGAgcgctggcaaggggtttccaactcgagacctccaacatggaagtctcAAGCTCAAACCACTAACGCCACCCCGGAAGGGTCTTCATGATTTTTGGTCATGTATGAAAATGGGATACTCAATAGCTAGAGGCAAAAGATTCATATGAGAAAACATAAGCAAACAGGCATTTACTTGAGCCTCCGAGGATAAAGGTACATGAACAATTGTTTAATCTACCCTTAGAAACTATtggatttaaacaaaaaagaacCCATGATTAAGATACTAATCTGGATACCCTTATAATCTACATTCATAAGTTAGAGTTTGGTTTCAGAGGTTGCAAAAATATATCCATTTTCATATACTTAAATGTACATGAGCACCAAACTAGCAACTAGCAAGCCAGATTTGTTAACCTGAACTCTTCAGACGGACAGAGCGTCGAGTCAGCCTTGTACTTTGAGATGATTCAGGCTCAACAGTATCAGAGTCAATAGCTGCACGGGTCCTAGGCCTTTTTCTCGTTGAGGGTTCACGAGGCTGCTGACTCTCAGGAGGCAAAGATGCATCCTCTTCTTCATCTACAGCTTCTACTTTTGCAATGTTGTAATGCCATCTTGTCCCACAACCGGGACAAACTTTCTCAGCCTGCAAATTATGGTTTCAACAAGAATTTAGTTCATCAATCGCCTGCATAGATGAGAGTGTTCATCATCAACTTTACAGTGTTTTCCCTTTGAAATATAACATGATTGGTTGGATAGTTGGATTAGCTCACTTTTATCTAGCTTATATATATGTTCAATTATACGGCTTTCTTGATTGCCTATACGTCGGGCAAATTTAGTTAATAACATCTATAATGTGCAAATCCAGAATAATCTCATCTCTTGTGACTAAGAGGGGGTTCACATTCTTCTGTTTATAAGTCTAGGATTAAACAAGTATCATGGACACTAATACGAATGCAACTATTATGGTAGAGGATTCAACATCAAAAGATtggaaaacatatatataattaaattcgTTGATGCTAAAAAGAAAAGGGCAAGATTCAGTCATTGAGTGACAAATGGGAAATTTATGGAAAGTTACACTAGGAGAGAAGAATACCTTGCTTTTGGAGAACTTCATTCTCAGACAGTACATATGCATACGAACATTACAGCCTTCATTTTTGCAAAGCTCAGCCTGGTCAAATAATCATACCACCATGAGTATAGGATGACTTAGCAGCCATATAGTTTATCATAGACACATAAACATCTTTCTGATGTTTGCAGTGACATTATCAAACCAAAGCACAGTATATAGGAAGACCATGTGAGTTTACAGCTAAAAAGTTATCCAATTTTAAAGGCAAAATTCTTACTATAGTGAACATGGAGTTAAAGAGAAGAATAGACCTTCACAGCAGCTTCATTGCAAACTTCACATGCTGGAACCTCATTACTGCGAAACCAACTTCTGAGATCAAGGAACGAACGAACTCCTAGTCCTATCTTACCATCTGTTAGAGAAAGCCAGCGGTCCCTCGCAAGTTCCTCAAGGGTCCTCTCCTTTTGAGACATTGAAAAATTTCTAAACGCTGCAGGAATATGACCTCTCTGAGACTGGGATTCTGTTCCAGCTAGAAACTGTTGACCGAAGCAAAGTAATTATAATTACAACTCTGATCTAACAACAAGCAAATTTACAAAGTTTATACAGATCTTTTTTAATCCAGAACCACATCCACCATTTATCGTTAAGAAGTAAGAAACCTGATTTTCGAGCCGTATGTTCAGTGCATCAATGGTCGATATAAATCCCTGAGCTGCTGCGTCTTGAACAATTGCTTCAATCTGCACTTAAACAGTAACCATATAAatctcattaaaaaatttatgtcagGAAATGATcttcatatattcatattatttttctttaagaaaCACTAACCAGTCTAAGCTAAGGACATAATATAAGTAAAACTTGGTAATTTTGTACAGATACATTAAGCCCAACGTTTTCAGGATCCTTTTTATTCTCATTAGGAAATTCTATGTAACTGTTGGAATAAGAGTGGAATTATGAGAACCTTCAATTGTAGAGACCCCAAGTTACCTcaaagtatgcaatttactcaATAATTGAATGAAATGGGCCTGAATAGAGAAGAACGCACAGATGAATGGAAAATTCATATAGTAAATCCCAACTAGTTGAGGACTGAGACTTAGTCGATTAGAGAAAACATCAATTACTGAAACCaacaaatttcaattatttgaCTCTCCCCTTTACAACAGTAAGTGAGTTTAAATTCGTAGTACAAAAGGGAAGCAAACAATTCGttctcccaaaaaaaaaaaaaaagcaagcaAGATTAGAAAGAAGTGAAAAAAGCCTACCAAATCTTTTCCCCTAACCACATTTTGAGCTAATATGAAATAGATCGACCAACTTcaacttttgatttaaaatgGGACTCctgaatattattttgtataaaacTAGATTGCATAAGTCAGCTCCAAAATACTCTAATTTAACTGAACTTAGTGGTTATGCTTTCTATTACCTGTgttcttttcttcaaatattgtattatttgtgTTGCTACTGTTCTTTTCTCCATTATTTTCAGCACTTATTCACTACTATATTTACTTTTCATACTTAGATTTTGATATGCTTTACTTGAGCCGAGGATCTAGTGGAAACAACCTATCTACCTCtacaaggtaggggtaaggttgtGTACACACCATCCTCTCCTgatcccacttgtgggattacaccaGGTATGTTGTTGTTAGTACTAATCCTAGAAGATGGATGATCATGTTTGTACTATAACTTGAACAGCATCAGCTGCTCTATTCCCATATCAAATTCATTACATAAGTTGCAAGTTTATACGCAATTCATTACTATGAAGATTAAGCATGAAGTTTTATGTTTTAGAGGACTAATAGCATGTAGATCTTCTTTCAAGCTCAGACTAGGAAAGGAAGAAGAGTAAACAGTTTTTGCTCCTTTCTGTGGAACTGCCAGCTAAGATATGCAGCAATGTCATCGTTGAGTTGAGGTAAGGAGGCAAAAGAAAAGTAGCATTCAGCAGTTCTGTTTAATGCAACCTTATTAGTTCTTGTTCTCTATTCCATAGACTAATGAAGATTTTCATTTTACATCCTATTCCCTCTCACAAAGCAAGACAAAAGAATATGAAGATACTTCCTCATATGGACACAGGATGGCTATATAACAACTACGGACATTCTCGACACAGTTCAAAAGAAAGGGAGGAAAAACTCACAATGCCTTTATAGAAAGCTATCTGGGGAACTGAATATTTAGTACCAAGTTTGGATGACTCATCTGAAACATTGTTCACAACACCATAATGCACATGTCCGTCATACTGGTTTCTACATGCCCGTAGCTCTAACTGCACATAAGCGAGCTCTCCGTTTATCTTTCTCAGGTATTCATTGAATAGTGACTGATGATTACCTGAATTATAGACATAAATTAGTTTCAGAAACAAATATGTTTTCACACAGATACcaaacaatattttatttatttagtccAGTCAAATTTTAACATGCTAATTAGAAAACTAAACAGACAATCACATGATGATACTTGTATccaaagaaaagaacaaaaattccaaatcaGAATCATTAAACACTTGATTCCTGCCTTACGAGTTACGAACCAAACGGGAAACGGAAAACTAACTAAAGCTCAAAAAGGATTTGCCTTTCCTCCAAAACACAGAGCAATTATCCCTATTGATTCAccaaaacatacaaataaacGAATTTTCGAGAACAAACAATATGTATCCATTAAGCTAAAACTTTCAGTAATCAATCCATAGTTATAATTTCTTTCATAATAAGCCAGATTTACTCAGCTCAACCCTTCTCCACAAACAACAAGCCATAATTCCTCCTCCTTTCTTCGAGAATAGCCCACGAGATAGTTAAATCTTATGCTAGAAAACAAACATATCAAAGTAAAAATCCAACAACACAAAGACGAAAATGATTAAACATGTAAATGGTCCTTGAAAATGATACTGTAATCCCCAATCCCCAAATATCTAAAcaaaaactcaacaacaacacaaatACTAAAACCAAAATTCCACaactaagttaaaaaaaatccaatGCAATGATCAGAATAAACTAAACTAGCACTTGGGTACTTGGAACTAAACTCAAAACACCGAAAAACAATCAATCTAATACgcgaaaaaaaaaatcaaaaaaaaccACAAAAACCTGAGGATTTGTCGATGATTCTGGTGAATATAGATTGAAAATCCTTCTCTTTAAGCGGACCACGAGAGAGTAGAGCTTGAATTAGTGTATGGTGCCTCCATGAAAGTGTCGCCATTGAAATTCAAATTCGAATTTGCActgaagaaagtgaaattctGCAAAACccttaaaattaaagaagaaaaataatggtggcGGGAAAAAGAAACCTTCTTATATATGGATTTGGGCCTTATATCTATAGGCTTTTTTTGGGCCACTTTTCGTGAGTTTTCGAAATTATCATTTGTGTTAGATTTTGATCTTCGAATACATGTATATGACGTGTTTAGATATATCGAGTCAaagttaagtatatttttttgctAGATGTTGTGTACAAGTAGATTATTGAgtctctcgctcacctctctcccatATGTTATCTGTATTTCAAAATGTATCTTGCATCTCAGATACAGGTATTTCGTGTTACTCGTGGACTCTCTCGTTTGTATCCATTCTATCTCACTCTAGCCTCTCGCGCTACGTATCTTTATTTTACCGTGTATATGGCAACAAAAAATACGTATATctaatatttgatttgaaatttgatataaaattattaattagtgagaaaatctataattattacaatttcaaactatataaatatatctatatACCTTGTTGATACaatagtatatatatgtgtgcatGTATATATTGCACGACGATTTGTTTAATCCCAACCAACTCAAATCTCTCATAAacatttcaatatttatatatgagcTTCTTTCTATGTTTCGAatcttataatatattattcactTGAAATACTTTAAAATTACCACATATCGATTTTTAAAGTCGAGCTTTCAacattgaagaagaaagaagagagaaataaTGCCGAAGGGATCTGTATGGCAAATTAGGTGTTAAAGTGATAGTTATAAAGAATCCATAGTTGATTTTGGGTTATAATTATCATTGAATGgccattttgattaattttcccttatttaagatgtataaaaaatatatgaataaaatacttcataactattttaaattggaaaaaaaccatttatctaaaatttaaaatttcataaatgtgAATATGACAATTATACGAGATAAGGTGAGAGTGACTTTGATGActattaaaataagaaataaagaacGTGCACGGATGCATCAATAAGGAGGTATGAGAGGTTGCCTAAAGAAGAATAagtgagggggggggggggggggggggtgaagGTGAATAGATATCTCATGTATTTCCGCAAGTGTAATCTGACCTTGTAAAGATAGAGATATTGTTTCCGATAGACCATCGGCACAGATAAAGCATATCAAAACCACAACACAAATGAACTATATAACTTTGCAAGTTAAAAGAAATTGTGAAACCAAATATTCTTTTGGAGGCCAAAAGAGTGCATTTGAATAAGAACACAACAAGGACTACACCACAATCCCAAAGCAAGTTGGGATCGACTATTTGAATCCTCACTACACAAGAAAATCGAGAGCTAACAAATCCCTTCTTTACGActagtaaataaattatgattcaTAGAGTCAACTCGTTTCTCAGGGGACATCCGATATAATTGGAACAAGGTGAACTATTGTTACATTTGTTGTGCTAATGCATCAGAAAGAATCATCAGAACTTCCCTCTCCAGTATAAGGAAGAGTGAACTGACATTATCACCCGAAAACTCGAAAGAATATGTTAAAATGAAACTTTGCACATTTGGTACAGCAGGAGCAAAGGCAGAGGATACTTTGCAATTTTGGACTGTTAAGAATATATCGCGTATCAGCTACTGAGGTTGAATCATGTATATCTTTATTTCGACAGTTTAAGACCTGCAAAAGTACTCGTTCCGTTATAGATTCCATTGaaaacagcaacaacaacaatgccTCGACCCCAAACAAGTTGGAGTgggctatatgaatcctcattgATGAGATCGTTCCATTCAACCTAATCTCACACgaatattatacaaaatagaaataaaaggTACTACTACAAGTTTGCTGTATTTTGTACTGGTGTATAAATCTCTGATGCTCAGACTCATTAAAACGAAGTTGACCAGTGCGTGCCGaatcctccaaaagtagtgcaGTTTTAGAGGATTCGTCTACGGCAGCATTTTTGGAAAGTCTGAGCAACATAGATTAGAATTCACCCTTTGAACCTGAACTAGGTACATGGATCCATTTCAACTGAAGTACAAGTAGTTCTGGGGAGGCTGCGTGTATGCAGACCTGAATTTGGTGAGCTAGGAGGCTGTTTCTGATACACTTGGCTCAATAAAATAGTTTTTGGGGATTTCAACTACACTAGGAACAAATAATAGGTTCAAAATTCAATAGAAAGTTGGAACAAAATACCCGATTAAGCAAAGTTACAAAATCGCCAATCTTCTTTTGACAAGTCAAGGTGCTCAGTACTACCGTCTTCAAACATGATCTGTTAGGGCGGGTGGGGAATGAGAACAAGAGTAAATCTTCAGCCAAATCATGGGTGTCCGAGTTACACACTAAACAATTCAAAAACTTCCTTACCAAATGTTTTTTGGTGATTCTGTCAAACTGTTTTATGATTCCAAAGGAACTGGAAACATCAGGTATTCGTGACTCCAGTGAATCAACAGGACTGAAAAGTGTAACAACATGAACAAATACATGAGAAGAAACCGAATAATAAATGTCCAACAAATGGATAGAGTTCCCAGAGAGAAATTTCACCAGGAAGTCAACAGGACTGAAGAATgtaaaaatatgaacaaataaatgAGAAGAAACGAACGACCAGCCAATTAATAGAGTATCCAACAGAGAAACTTGCTAGCTTCTACGTTTAAtagatatttctttaaaaattaagttaacAAGATTGACATCACTTTCATACTTGGTTACCACACGCATATAAAGTTAGTAGACAATTCCTAATGCAAAGAATGTTTAGTACGAACCTGAGGATTAGATAAGAAAAAGTTACAAAGAGAACTTAAAAAAGAGATGCTATGTGAAAAGAAACCATGGAGACCACATGTGAAACAAATTTCTAATTACTCTATGAATAGAAATAAATAGAAGGTTTCGTGAAAATATCTCAGcatataaaattgaaatctGAGGTTTGAATAAACTTCCTAGAGAACTAAGAAATACttcaaagttaaaagaaaaagcTAAACATTATGAAAGTGGAAGCTAAAATACTATACTCCAACCGCCAAAGCTCAAATTTAGGCTACATATATTAGATGTCTAAGTGATTTGATTCCTTTCTAAATGCACTTTCTCAGGCATATGTACACAGACAGATGATTTATGACTAGAATGGAGAAAAACTGGAGCATGTATGGAAGCTCGCAATCTTTCTCCCTTTCCTAATAGACAGAACAGCATTAGGTGACCAAAAGGAAATATCTTTTACTCAGACATGGCCAAAACTTATATAACTGTCTCTAGCTATAATGCATTATCTGTTCTGCACATAAAACATAAGTTCAATCTATAGAACTATTCTAGTTCAAGATTTTGTGTACTTAATTACACTACAGAAACGGTCATGGGATCAAAATATACAAGTTTTGAACCTCAATctataaacttttaaaagatcctattattattgtttatttttaaaacaagaCTCCAAGATTACTGAAAGTGAAACCATAAGATAGTAGTAATAGAAAACAACAATAAAgataacatatatattaaatataattggtAACTCAATCACAAATTTTTCATAGAACAAGAACTTGCTGATTTTCCATTACTTGCCAATGGAAAATGCAAGAGTGCCTATGttaacaaaaagaatatgcaccCGTACAGACCGACATACCTCTGGTCAGAATAGCGAATTATTCTTATAATTTGACCTGTGCAATTCCGAGGATGCTGGATTTTCCGAGCAGAGTCAGAACTCCAATTTCCTAAACAGGATGAGGCCCGAGTTAGATCAAAGAAAAGGTAACTTCACTAACAAAGATATACTTGTAGGTCAAATGAATGCATAACCTACCTTTTGGGGGAACTTCAGTTTGAGAATCCTGGAATATAAGTGAAGAAAAGGTTAGCATTACATTAGTACAATATCGGGAGAAATagatattttagtaaaagaaTCTGAAGGATACTAGAAGAGCTTTTGATGCCTCTTTGAGAAACAAAATGTATGCAACTCATTAATCTGTATCCATCAATGGAAACAAAGGTAGTAAAATGGGAGAACTATGAAGAAAATAAGCAGAAGAGGAAACAAATCTATAACTTGGCCTTGGAAGGAAGTGCAAACGAGATGAGGAACTTGTTcgtttaaataaatataaacttaaGTGGGGAAAATATTCTCAGTGTTATCCTATCAAACAAGTAAATGGGCATGAGGGAGAATAATTTCCTCatcttttctcttattttcctCTTAGCACATATCAAAGTTTTCTGTCTTCACTTCTTATGAGAATTAAACAaggaaaaagaatttcaaaCCATCTCTTCCTTAATAACATCATTTTGCAAAGAAGATATAGAGGAGGAAACAAAtccaagaaaagaaagaataacaagaaaacaaatcaggaaaaaagaagaaacagtTAGCCTTACTCAAATCTAGAGTGCTTTGCAACTCCTTTAAAATATCCACATGTAAATACATTTACGAAGCAAGAACCAAAACAGATTACGACAAACATTATTGACACCACTCTTATCAATTTCAGGCAACAGCTGGCTAGTGGCTAGTTAGATTAGAGTTCAAACATTGCAAAATGCCAAAACCATGTCCTAATTAgtgaaaaaacatatttttaaaccCGCCTAAGATATAAGAATGATCTCCCTATATCATCCCAGACTGGTGAAATTGAGACAGGCATCTAACACTCTTAACTCAGGCTCATAAATCTGGGAATACCATGGGGTTGGTCCCTACCCAACACAAACAATGAGGTCAGTCATCCAACTAGTCATGAACGATTCGCCAACTATGTTCATCTTACTAGAAACCATAACAGGATATGAACCTATAACATACTTAATGTACCAATTACCATTGTGCAATCTTCTCACTTTTACCTCAGAAAAAGTAGGTCTGTTTCAGCTTCACATATATTACTCATGATCCTCGTGTTGCCTTTCTTTAAGCTCTAGTCCACATAGAGTTTGAAATTGTTGTGTGTTTTTCTACAAACATATAAATACAGTTCATGGTAAAcaaatgaacacataaaaccTCATAAATGGGCTATCTTAtaatatttctcttattttccATCTTTACTTTCCAACAAATTCAAGAAGTTCCATCGTCAAAACAAATTTTGTCATTATGGTATAGGAAAGTGATCTTCAAAGTTCCTTTCCAGGGAAAAGCAGCAGGTCTTCAACAGGTTGGCCCCGGCCCAATCAGAAAAAGGAATGGACACACTACTTTTAGACAGTAATTCCAAGTACCTGTCATCTTTATGTCTTCCTCTGACAAAATTCAGAAAGGAACAGAAAGATGTTGGCTCAATAAAACTGAAGTCTAATCTGCAATCAGTTTCATCTTCGCAAATCAccacaacaaaattatggacaAGTATTAACAAACTGAGTCATAAAACTAAACGGTAAACGTCCAAGCAAAAGAATGATTCCAGATGACACACACTGCTCTTGTATCTTAGATGTTAACAGACAGAATAGAGGTACATACATGTTTTGCCGATAGCAGTACTTTCTCTTTGGGAAAGGGCGCAGCTACCTGGCATGCCACTAGCTTTAGTGCAGCAGCATCTGAAGAAGGAAGTTTTAGTTTGTTAGGTCTGATTCCCAGCTTTCGCTTGCAATTTATAGCACCACAGTGACAATCTTGATCTGCACCAAATTGAACAAACCTGCTAAACTTGTTAGATGAAGGGCGAATGCACAGTCTTAGATAACAGGCTGCTGACTGAAGACGCTAGGATGacacaaaacaaacaaaacaaaaaaatcaatcaatgtCCATACTGATAATCGTAGGTCAGATGCTCGCCCCTTTTAATGTCACGCGTTGCAAATATGCCAATTCTATTCTCACCATCAATCATCCTGAAAATATGATTGAGCATGAAAACAAATAAATCACACAATAGGTTGATATCCCTTGACACTTGACAGAGGGTTTGAATTTGAGAgaactaaaaataattagtacATATTAATGACAATTATATACCATCTCTGCATCTCAGTATTTGGACAACAGCTATGATTAATGTATCTGGATTTGTTTCCCTTATAAGTGGCATCAATCACCATATCCCTATTGATCTCACACAAGTAAAAATTTGTTTCCCCACTGTGCTTCAATTTCCAAAGTCGCTCTTCACATGTCTTGTCATCAATAACTGCAGTTGTAACTTACTAAATTAAGAGCTCAGGATGAACAGAACACGAATTATTAGTTCATATTAAGCAAGAAACTTAAAAAACTTCACCTTCTCCAACATACTCTACAACAAACTCTTTTGTCTTGATATCTTCATCTGCCACAATCCCAGTGCCACATTTCTCAGTCTGCACGTTATGAGTCAACAAAACTTTAGTTTTTTAGATGATTATTGCTTGGTTTTCAAAAGAAACGAAAATAAGAAGAATACAAAATAACCAACATTTCTTTACTTCTTCACCAGATACACAACTGAATTAAATGCAAAAatagatatgaaaaatgttaccAGCCTGCACTTTTGATGCAGATTGTACTTGTTTGCAATTGAAAAGTGTCGAATGGTCATTTTTGGTAAAAACTGA is part of the Solanum lycopersicum chromosome 1, SLM_r2.1 genome and harbors:
- the LOC101257695 gene encoding uncharacterized protein; amino-acid sequence: MATLSWRHHTLIQALLSRGPLKEKDFQSIFTRIIDKSSGNHQSLFNEYLRKINGELAYVQLELRACRNQYDGHVHYGVVNNVSDESSKLGTKYSVPQIAFYKGIIEAIVQDAAAQGFISTIDALNIRLENQFLAGTESQSQRGHIPAAFRNFSMSQKERTLEELARDRWLSLTDGKIGLGVRSFLDLRSWFRSNEVPACEVCNEAAVKAELCKNEGCNVRMHMYCLRMKFSKSKAEKVCPGCGTRWHYNIAKVEAVDEEEDASLPPESQQPREPSTRKRPRTRAAIDSDTVEPESSQSTRLTRRSVRLKSSG
- the LOC101250245 gene encoding histone-lysine N-methyltransferase ASHH3; this encodes MPATPMKKSATRGGIGNVFNKLTSKIGDPVDFELPDWLSKWQPTPYPYTSIRRNIYLTNKGKRRLEDDGISCTCSSTAESSDVCGMDCLCSMLWSSCTSGCKCGSSCLNKPFHQRPVKKMKIVKTEKCGTGIVADEDIKTKEFVVEYVGEVIDDKTCEERLWKLKHSGETNFYLCEINRDMVIDATYKGNKSRYINHSCCPNTEMQRWMIDGENRIGIFATRDIKRGEHLTYDYQFVQFGADQDCHCGAINCKRKLGIRPNKLKLPSSDAAALKLVACQVAAPFPKEKVLLSAKHDSQTEVPPKGNWSSDSARKIQHPRNCTGQIIRIIRYSDQSPVDSLESRIPDVSSSFGIIKQFDRITKKHLIMFEDGSTEHLDLSKEDWRFCNFA